AATCAGAAGGTTGTTATAGGTATGACTGTTTTTCTAATTTTATACTATAAATTAATAAATATAGAACTACCATGGACAAATTTATCTGACTCATTTTTTAATATAGAATACAATACATATGTTTTAGTTCCTTTAATAGTTGCTTTAATGTTTTTTGTAATAATCAAATTCTACAAAAAGTTGGATACAGTTTTTTCGTTGAAAAACGATTTAACAAAAAACAACTCAAATGTTTATTTAAATGATGATCCAATATTAAATGAAGACGAAGATATACTAAACTATCAACCAAAGATTGACAGTTTAAAGAGTATATTGTTAAATGAAACTTATAAAAAATCTATTTCAATAGGTTTAGTTGGTCCTTGGGGAAATGGAAAATCTAGTGTTATTCATATGACACAACTACAAATAGAAAACCAGACTAAGGATGATATATTAATGATTCATTTTTTACCTTACTTAAATCATAAAGAAGATGATATTATTAATGAATTTTTTATTTCTTTAAGTAAGCAGCTATCTAAATATAGTGGTAAGTTATCAAGTCAGATTTTAGATTATTCAAAAAAACTTACAGAAGTCTATAAAGGTGGGAATGTATTTGATTTTTTTGATAAACATGTGTCAAATATAAATTCTACTCCTGCAAAAGAACTTTATGATGACATTAATACTAGGCTGCAAGAAATAGATAAAAAAATAATAATTTTTGTAGATGATTTAGATAGATTAAGTGGAAAGGAAATAATACAAGTTTTAAAGTTAATTAGAAATACTGCTAATTTTACCAACACAATTTTTGTCGTAGCAATGGACAAGGATTATGTTATTAATAGATTAAAATCTGAAAATAATATTTCAAGTACTCGATTTGTAGATAAATTTTTTCAACTAGAAATTTACTTACCTGAAATCGATAAAACCATCCTAAGAAACTTTGTGTCTAAAAGTTTAAAAGATTCAATACTTAATAATTCCTCAGATTTTGAAATTAATTTTTCTAGAGGATTTAACCATAAAGGAAACCTTTTTGATGATTTTATAAAAAATTTAAGAGACTCTAAACGCTTAGTAAATCAAATAATATTTGATTATACTTTTTTAGGAGAAGAAATCAATTTCAAAGATTTCTTGAATTTTACATACTTTAAATTAAAGTTCCCAAAATTTATGGAGTTGTTAAGTCATAATAAACTCGATTTTCTAATTTTAAAAAATGGAGAATATGGTCTTAAACCAAAACCAGAACCTGAAGGAGAAAATACACCTGTTATCCAGTCAAATTATAGAGATTTGTTCATTTTTAATTCTATAAAATCTAATGATTATAGTTATTTAAAAAAATACGCGGTTACAGATTTATTATTGCCTAGTAGCGATTGTTTAAGAAATGTTTTAAACATTGACTGTGACGATGTTTTATTGCTTTCTAAAAGTTTAGCTCATTTATTTGGAGAAGAAAATAAGGTTGAGGATTTTAATTCTATTAAAAAGGAAAACAATTTTAATATGCTAATGCAACAAAGAGTCTTTAAAGAGTTGTTTTTAGAGAATGAATTTCAACAACTTATAAAAGAAGAAGATGAAGAAAAAAGGCATAATATTATAGAAAGTCTTTACTCTCAAAATAAATTAATTCAACTTTTTAGCAGATTAGACTACTTTAGTTCCAATGATGAAAAACTAATGTCTAATATTATATTAATAATTTTCAAACTTTACGAAAAAAGAAGAGAATATGAAGTTCAGGAGCAGCAATTACTCAATAAAATGGGTGTTTTTGTAGACAGGTACATTGATAAAGATGAAGGTATTAACCAAGAAAATGTAGATTGGGTTCAAAAACAATTATTTAAAGGAAGTATTCTTTCTTCAGAAAATAAATTATCTATTATTTGTGAGTTATTTGATTCAAAAATTGATAATAAATTATGGCATATTAAAGAGGATGAATTAACTAATAAAGCACTTTTACTGTTTAAAGGGTTTCTAGAATCCAAAAAAGATAAGCTGTGGGCAGTTAATGATTATTCTATATATAAATATTACCATTCATTAAAATTTATGCGTGAGTTAAAAGAGAAACTAAATAAAGAAATTAAGGACTTTTGGAGGGGTAATAATATAGAATTACTATGTGTGCAAAGTACAGATTCCCCAGGTTTTTCTCTATCTTCTTTTAAAATTTCTGATGGAGTTAAAGATGTTTTTGGTAGTAGATCTCAATTTCATGAGTTTATATTAAAGCATTCAGAAAACCCTTCAGATGCTGTAAAAGAGTTTATAGATCTATATAATTTGCATGAAATTACAGGCTATAGTTTACCTGTAATATATCAATTTAGTTCTTCTAAGTTAATGATAAAAAAAATAGAAGTTAATGGGGCTAACCAAAAGAGGTCTAAATATGACGAAGACGCAAACCGTTTGCAAATAGTCTTTGAAACTAATCTAGAGGGTTTGTTTTTAACATTAATTGATATTAGAAGACAAAAAGGAATTTATGATCTTGTTAAGGAACAATATCCTAAAATAAAGATATTACCCGATGAATTAGAAGCCTCTCAATTCTTAACTTTTTCCTTTAGAAAAAAAACCTATCTCTTTGTAAGTTACGATAAAAAACATAGGACGAGTCATGCTATTGAAATTTTAAAAACTTTAGAAGCAATTACTAATGTTATGTATCATCCTAAAAATAATAATTTTGAACCATATAAGACGAAGTTATCTAGTAAAGAAAATATCATAGTCGATCAAGATCATTATATGAAAGTATTATCAATTCAACCATAAAAAAATAGAATGCACAATAACTGGAAAACATATAAACTCTCAGATACTTTAAAAATAATTGGAGGAGGTACACCCAAAACTTCAGTATCAGAATATTGGAATGGTGATATTCCTTGGTTAAGTGTTAAGGATTTTCAAGGTGAGCAAAAATTTGTTTCTAGTACTGAAAAGACAATTACAGAGGAAGGTCTTAAAAAATCTTCAACCAAATTATTGCCTAAAGGAGCAATAATAATTTCAGCTAGAGGAACGGTTGGTGAATTAGCTGTTTTGGAAAAGGAAATGACTTTTAATCAATCATGCTATGGCCTGTTGCCAAATGAGAAAACTGATAAAAATTATTTGTATTATTTAGTAAAACAAAAAATCAGAGAACTGCAAGGGTTAAGTTATGGAAGTGTATTTGATACAATAACAACTAAAACGTTTGATGGATTAGATGTTCAACTCCCACCACTCCCAGAACAAACCGAAATAGCAAACATCCTATCAGCAATAGACGATAAAATAGAAAACAACCTAGCCATAAACAAAACCTTAGAAGACATGGCTATGGCATTATACAAACATTGGTTTGTAGATTTTGGTCCTTTTCAAGACGGTGAGTTTATAGATAGTGATTTGGGTTTAATTCCTGAAGGTTGGGAAGTGAAACGATTGGAAGAACTTTCAGAAATAGGGTCGAGTAAAAGAATATTTAGAAAGGAATATGTGGATGTAGGAGTCCCTTTTTATAGAGGGAAA
The genomic region above belongs to Olleya sp. Hel_I_94 and contains:
- a CDS encoding P-loop NTPase fold protein; protein product: MKFLNLKNTVGNIFTKKNVLLFVVVFSFFYFQTEIIYSINKHLTTDADFSNSILDLGIISVSVLITFYLLYKMASYSYQPSFNQKVVIGMTVFLILYYKLINIELPWTNLSDSFFNIEYNTYVLVPLIVALMFFVIIKFYKKLDTVFSLKNDLTKNNSNVYLNDDPILNEDEDILNYQPKIDSLKSILLNETYKKSISIGLVGPWGNGKSSVIHMTQLQIENQTKDDILMIHFLPYLNHKEDDIINEFFISLSKQLSKYSGKLSSQILDYSKKLTEVYKGGNVFDFFDKHVSNINSTPAKELYDDINTRLQEIDKKIIIFVDDLDRLSGKEIIQVLKLIRNTANFTNTIFVVAMDKDYVINRLKSENNISSTRFVDKFFQLEIYLPEIDKTILRNFVSKSLKDSILNNSSDFEINFSRGFNHKGNLFDDFIKNLRDSKRLVNQIIFDYTFLGEEINFKDFLNFTYFKLKFPKFMELLSHNKLDFLILKNGEYGLKPKPEPEGENTPVIQSNYRDLFIFNSIKSNDYSYLKKYAVTDLLLPSSDCLRNVLNIDCDDVLLLSKSLAHLFGEENKVEDFNSIKKENNFNMLMQQRVFKELFLENEFQQLIKEEDEEKRHNIIESLYSQNKLIQLFSRLDYFSSNDEKLMSNIILIIFKLYEKRREYEVQEQQLLNKMGVFVDRYIDKDEGINQENVDWVQKQLFKGSILSSENKLSIICELFDSKIDNKLWHIKEDELTNKALLLFKGFLESKKDKLWAVNDYSIYKYYHSLKFMRELKEKLNKEIKDFWRGNNIELLCVQSTDSPGFSLSSFKISDGVKDVFGSRSQFHEFILKHSENPSDAVKEFIDLYNLHEITGYSLPVIYQFSSSKLMIKKIEVNGANQKRSKYDEDANRLQIVFETNLEGLFLTLIDIRRQKGIYDLVKEQYPKIKILPDELEASQFLTFSFRKKTYLFVSYDKKHRTSHAIEILKTLEAITNVMYHPKNNNFEPYKTKLSSKENIIVDQDHYMKVLSIQP
- a CDS encoding restriction endonuclease subunit S; translated protein: MHNNWKTYKLSDTLKIIGGGTPKTSVSEYWNGDIPWLSVKDFQGEQKFVSSTEKTITEEGLKKSSTKLLPKGAIIISARGTVGELAVLEKEMTFNQSCYGLLPNEKTDKNYLYYLVKQKIRELQGLSYGSVFDTITTKTFDGLDVQLPPLPEQTEIANILSAIDDKIENNLAINKTLEDMAMALYKHWFVDFGPFQDGEFIDSDLGLIPEGWEVKRLEELSEIGSSKRIFRKEYVDVGVPFYRGKEVIQLSKGKNISTELFITEERFQEIKLKFGAPVKGDILISSVGTIGVSWLVDDSDEFYFKDGNLTWLKNYKSFIKGEFLHLWLNSNVGQEQILGETIGSTQQALTISALRSLKLVIPPKSIYQKLEENLVNSYRQTQLNLSEVATLTNLRDTLLPKLISGEVRLKEFREQVENLV